One Tamlana carrageenivorans genomic region harbors:
- a CDS encoding OmpA family protein — MKKYIQKTSIVLLAAITLFSFVNCKAVDNANNKQKGAAIGAVGGALLGAIIGNNVGHGNSELGAAIGAAIGGGAGVIIGNKMDKQAQQIEQEVPGAQVERVDQGIVVTFEDGSGVYFATNKYNINGESETTLNKLVGIIQDYPDTNLLVVGHTDSQGDANYNMTLSKNRANAVTGFLKQKGVNSGRLTTHWFGEEQPVADNGTAEGRAQNRRVNIVIVPNEDMINDAKQEAGN; from the coding sequence ATGAAAAAATATATTCAAAAAACATCAATAGTATTATTGGCAGCGATCACTTTATTTTCATTTGTGAATTGTAAGGCTGTAGATAACGCGAATAATAAACAAAAAGGTGCTGCTATTGGTGCCGTGGGTGGTGCGCTTTTAGGTGCCATTATTGGTAATAATGTTGGCCATGGAAACAGCGAATTAGGAGCTGCTATTGGAGCTGCCATTGGTGGTGGGGCTGGAGTTATCATTGGAAATAAAATGGATAAACAAGCTCAACAAATTGAACAAGAAGTTCCTGGTGCTCAAGTAGAGCGTGTCGATCAGGGTATTGTAGTAACCTTTGAAGATGGTAGCGGGGTGTATTTCGCTACGAACAAATACAATATTAATGGTGAGTCTGAAACTACATTAAATAAATTGGTTGGAATTATTCAGGACTACCCTGACACTAACTTATTGGTGGTAGGACATACCGATAGCCAAGGTGATGCTAATTACAACATGACGCTTTCAAAAAACAGAGCTAATGCTGTAACTGGTTTCTTAAAACAAAAAGGTGTTAATTCAGGAAGATTAACAACACACTGGTTTGGTGAAGAACAACCTGTTGCAGATAATGGTACTGCCGAAGGTCGTGCTCAAAACAGACGTGTTAATATCGTAATCGTGCCTAATGAAGATATGATTAACGATGCTAAACAAGAAGCTGGAAACTAA
- a CDS encoding TerB family tellurite resistance protein encodes MSISKLFDNGFKKRNENHFAAIVRVAMDDGIITADERAFLDRLAHNLDIHEETYISILKDYKSHPINPPASYDLRLERLYDLVRMVHVDQIKGDPEHRLLHKISVGLGFHAVNVKYIVDKALTLVQNGVDLDTFIEEIKTMNQ; translated from the coding sequence ATGTCAATTTCCAAACTATTTGATAACGGTTTTAAAAAACGTAATGAAAACCATTTTGCTGCCATTGTACGTGTAGCCATGGATGACGGAATTATTACCGCTGATGAACGAGCCTTTTTAGACCGATTAGCTCATAACCTTGATATACACGAAGAAACTTATATTTCCATTTTAAAAGATTATAAATCACACCCTATTAATCCGCCAGCTTCATACGATCTTCGTTTAGAACGTTTGTACGATTTGGTTCGTATGGTACATGTAGACCAAATTAAAGGTGACCCCGAACACCGTCTTTTACACAAAATAAGTGTAGGGCTAGGTTTTCATGCGGTTAACGTGAAATACATTGTAGACAAAGCCTTAACGCTTGTGCAAAACGGTGTAGATTTAGATACCTTTATTGAGGAAATTAAAACGATGAATCAATAA
- a CDS encoding response regulator translates to MKSITSTLLIDDDKFTSFYNEKIVKKHNQFGEIISVNSGKAAIEYLEDAIKGEALKPDVIFLDINMPAMNGWEFIENYRKLDVEFTNNIKIIMLTTSSNPKDKERSQTINEIANYINKPLSLPVLHDIINNLIPVKTS, encoded by the coding sequence ATGAAATCAATAACATCAACTCTACTAATAGACGACGATAAGTTTACTAGTTTTTATAACGAAAAAATTGTAAAAAAGCATAACCAATTTGGCGAAATCATCTCAGTAAATAGTGGTAAAGCTGCTATAGAATATCTAGAAGACGCTATAAAAGGTGAGGCATTAAAACCCGATGTTATTTTTTTAGACATTAATATGCCTGCCATGAATGGTTGGGAATTTATTGAAAACTATAGAAAATTAGATGTAGAATTTACGAATAATATTAAAATAATCATGCTAACAACTTCTTCTAATCCAAAAGATAAAGAGAGATCACAAACCATAAATGAAATAGCAAATTATATTAACAAACCACTTTCCCTCCCCGTTTTACATGACATAATAAATAATTTAATTCCTGTTAAAACCTCATAA
- a CDS encoding TonB-dependent receptor: protein MRIKICLYLLTLTSFLLGHSITAQNKASLSGTVSDEFGKLPGARISVEGTNIQTTTNIDGFYSLNLEEGSYVITASFIMYQTKSVSITIKVGDALIKDFILETGLSADEPVSLGTRSKPQSSLETTVPIEIITPEQISGSTHFELSEILHYLSPSFHSTHQTISDGTDHIDPVTLRGLGPDQVLILINGKRRHTSSMLNVNGTIGRGSVGTDFNAIPVSSIDYIEILRDGATPQYGSDAIAGVINIILKNQTDVIHIDSRIKTNIEGDGVTSYFSANFGLKVGNTGFINITGEFRDRKATNRAGHYTGPVYSQDETEDAALIKQNNFFAQTGYNDKQVMEIGSAAVRNSAIYFNGEFLMFKKANLYFFGGRNSREGASAGFYRFPFEKDRVTEELFPNGFSPKIITNIQDNALTIGLKGQKNDWNLDFSHSIENNNIDFTVSNSNNASLGVRSPKTFKSGGYLYKLNTTNIDLDKEFDVLEGLSVAFGGELRVEGYEIISGEEDSYINGGETYIDENGVEQPRLIGAQVFPGIQPSDELIRIRSNASGYIDLELKPLEPFLFKAAYRFESNNDFGENSVWKLSGRYLLNKNISFRSSYSTGFRAPSLHQVYFQKISTQYFDGDISQVGTFNHESSLITDVFKVNQLTPELSKHFSLGWSSKFKNKYTFAFDYYNININDRIILSGGFSTGYEAQLAPYEVSAAQFFVNAIDSNTNGFEASFIYQDKLGSGLFNGQVATNFTKTKVTNVNENSVENGDLESLFNREERSRVESAQPNFKINSYFQYEIHNFKFNLVGTYFGSLDYLHPDDGDPNNWQLNKYNGRVETRDQRFKPKFITDLAVSYRFVNFLEATAGCNNIFNIYPDKHRHSGNTNNGSFIYSRRVQQFGVSGANCFFKILLRL from the coding sequence ATGCGCATAAAAATTTGTCTATACCTCCTAACCTTGACGAGTTTTCTACTAGGGCATTCGATCACTGCCCAAAACAAGGCTTCCTTATCAGGAACTGTTTCTGATGAATTTGGTAAACTCCCCGGAGCACGTATTTCCGTTGAAGGAACTAACATACAAACCACAACCAATATTGATGGATTTTACAGCCTAAATTTAGAGGAAGGCTCCTATGTTATTACTGCATCATTCATCATGTACCAAACCAAAAGTGTTTCCATTACCATTAAGGTTGGCGATGCATTAATTAAGGATTTTATTTTAGAAACCGGTTTGTCGGCCGACGAGCCTGTGTCATTAGGGACGCGCTCAAAACCACAATCGTCATTAGAAACTACCGTACCCATTGAAATTATTACACCCGAACAGATTAGTGGTTCAACCCATTTCGAATTAAGTGAAATATTGCACTATTTATCGCCGTCGTTCCATTCCACTCATCAAACCATATCTGATGGTACCGATCATATCGATCCTGTTACTTTACGCGGCCTTGGCCCCGATCAAGTATTAATTTTAATTAATGGTAAGCGTCGCCATACCAGTTCCATGCTAAACGTAAATGGTACTATTGGGCGTGGGAGTGTGGGCACCGATTTTAATGCCATTCCTGTTTCATCCATCGATTATATTGAAATTTTAAGAGATGGTGCCACACCCCAATATGGCTCTGATGCTATTGCCGGCGTAATTAATATTATACTTAAAAACCAAACCGATGTTATCCATATAGATTCTCGAATAAAAACCAATATTGAAGGCGATGGGGTAACCAGTTATTTTAGTGCTAATTTCGGATTAAAAGTCGGGAACACTGGTTTTATTAACATTACCGGAGAATTTAGAGACCGTAAGGCCACCAATAGAGCAGGCCATTATACGGGACCTGTTTATAGTCAAGACGAAACTGAAGATGCCGCACTTATCAAGCAAAATAATTTCTTCGCGCAAACAGGCTATAACGACAAACAAGTTATGGAAATTGGTAGCGCTGCCGTGCGTAACTCGGCCATTTATTTTAATGGTGAATTTTTAATGTTTAAAAAAGCCAACCTTTACTTTTTTGGAGGCAGAAATTCTAGAGAAGGTGCTTCTGCTGGTTTTTACCGCTTCCCTTTTGAGAAGGATCGTGTTACAGAAGAATTATTCCCCAATGGCTTTTCTCCTAAAATAATTACCAACATACAAGACAATGCCCTTACCATAGGTCTTAAAGGTCAAAAAAATGATTGGAACTTAGATTTTAGTCATTCTATAGAAAATAACAATATCGACTTTACGGTGAGTAATTCCAACAACGCCTCATTAGGTGTTCGGTCGCCAAAAACCTTCAAATCTGGTGGTTATCTTTACAAACTTAACACTACCAATATCGACCTCGATAAAGAGTTTGATGTTTTGGAAGGTCTTAGTGTCGCTTTTGGCGGAGAATTGCGTGTAGAAGGTTACGAAATAATTAGCGGCGAGGAAGACTCGTATATTAATGGTGGTGAAACTTATATAGATGAAAACGGCGTAGAACAACCACGACTTATAGGGGCTCAGGTATTTCCTGGTATTCAACCCTCTGATGAACTTATACGTATACGATCTAATGCATCAGGATATATCGATTTAGAATTAAAACCATTAGAACCCTTTTTATTTAAGGCTGCGTATAGATTTGAATCGAACAACGATTTTGGTGAAAACTCGGTTTGGAAACTTTCGGGACGTTATTTGCTAAATAAAAACATTTCGTTTCGTTCAAGTTATTCTACAGGTTTTAGAGCGCCTTCTTTACACCAGGTCTATTTTCAAAAAATAAGCACACAATATTTTGACGGCGATATTAGCCAAGTAGGAACCTTTAACCACGAAAGCTCTTTAATTACCGATGTTTTTAAAGTAAACCAATTAACGCCAGAATTATCTAAACATTTCAGTTTAGGTTGGAGTTCAAAATTTAAGAACAAATACACCTTTGCATTCGATTATTACAATATCAATATTAATGATCGTATTATTTTATCGGGTGGTTTTAGCACGGGTTACGAAGCACAATTAGCCCCCTACGAGGTTTCAGCGGCTCAGTTTTTTGTTAACGCAATAGACTCTAACACCAATGGTTTTGAAGCCTCTTTTATATATCAAGATAAGCTAGGAAGCGGCTTATTTAACGGACAAGTGGCTACAAATTTTACCAAAACCAAAGTTACAAATGTTAACGAAAATAGTGTTGAAAATGGCGATTTAGAATCCCTTTTCAATCGGGAGGAACGTTCGAGAGTTGAATCGGCACAACCTAATTTTAAAATTAATTCCTATTTTCAATATGAAATCCACAATTTTAAATTCAATTTAGTGGGTACTTATTTCGGAAGTCTAGATTACCTCCATCCCGACGATGGCGATCCAAACAATTGGCAACTTAATAAGTATAACGGACGCGTAGAAACGCGCGACCAAAGATTTAAACCTAAATTCATCACAGACCTTGCGGTAAGCTATCGCTTTGTCAATTTTTTAGAGGCAACCGCTGGCTGTAATAATATTTTTAATATATATCCAGACAAACACAGGCATTCCGGCAATACAAACAATGGTAGCTTTATATATAGCCGACGCGTACAACAATTTGGGGTAAGTGGCGCAAACTGTTTTTTCAAAATATTATTACGACTTTAG
- a CDS encoding Tex family protein: protein MIKYIVEHTQLQEKSVRNTVELLNEDCTIPFISRYRKEATGNLDEVQIGEIVKFKEQFASLEKRKNAILKALEEQEVLTAELQQKIANCTNLMALEDLYLPFKKSRKTKAEKARQNGLEPLAKIIMSQNANDVESIAYKYVKGDVDSVDAALEGARHIIAEWVNERTDIRNQIRYQLERFAMLSTKVVKTKAEDENAQKFRDYFDWEENLSRMPSHRFLAVLRAEKEGFIRVKVLIDDTRALDKITQRIVRSQNACAEQIVLAINDAYKRLLLPSLVNEALQIAKDKADASAISVFAKNLKQLLLGSPLGEKRVMGIDPGFRTGCKVVCLDAQGQLKYNETIYPHPPKNDSIGAMKKISSLADAYKIEAIAIGNGTASRETEALIRKVHFKNDVQVFVVSEAGASIYSASKIAREEFPDYDVTVRGSVSIGRRLQDPLAELVKIDAKSIGVGQYQHDVDQLKLQKELDVVVENCVNAVGVNINTASKSLLSYVSGIGPKLAENIFNYRNEHGAFTSRSAIKKVPRLGDKAFQQGAAFLRIKGAKNPLDDSAVHPESYGVVTKMAKDLGNSVSELIGNSEQLKKIDLKKYCTETVGLLTLEDIIKELEKPGLDIREQAKEFTFNQNIKTINDLKEGQLLPGIVNNITNFGCFVDVGIKESGLIHVSNLSDAFVKDVNEHVSLHQQIIVKVLEVDIPRKRIQLKLHQKKV, encoded by the coding sequence ATGATAAAATATATCGTTGAGCATACGCAACTTCAGGAAAAATCGGTTAGAAATACGGTTGAATTATTAAATGAAGATTGCACCATCCCTTTTATATCGCGTTATCGCAAGGAAGCTACAGGAAACTTAGATGAGGTTCAAATTGGTGAGATTGTTAAGTTTAAAGAACAATTTGCATCACTTGAAAAACGTAAAAACGCCATTTTAAAAGCTTTAGAAGAACAAGAGGTGCTAACAGCCGAACTTCAACAAAAAATAGCAAATTGCACCAATTTAATGGCGCTTGAAGACTTGTACTTACCGTTTAAGAAAAGCCGTAAAACCAAGGCTGAAAAAGCAAGGCAAAATGGTTTGGAGCCGTTGGCCAAGATTATCATGAGCCAGAATGCTAATGATGTTGAGTCTATTGCCTACAAATATGTAAAGGGCGATGTGGACTCTGTAGATGCTGCTTTAGAAGGTGCTAGACATATTATTGCCGAATGGGTAAACGAACGTACCGATATACGAAATCAAATTCGCTACCAATTAGAGCGTTTTGCTATGCTTTCCACGAAAGTGGTAAAAACGAAAGCCGAGGATGAGAACGCTCAAAAATTCAGAGATTATTTCGATTGGGAAGAAAATCTAAGCCGCATGCCTTCACATCGGTTTTTAGCAGTTTTAAGAGCTGAAAAAGAAGGGTTTATAAGGGTAAAAGTATTAATTGACGATACACGTGCTTTAGATAAGATTACACAGCGAATAGTGCGTTCTCAAAATGCTTGTGCCGAACAAATTGTGCTCGCTATTAACGATGCTTATAAACGTTTGCTGTTGCCGTCGTTGGTTAATGAGGCTTTGCAAATTGCAAAAGATAAGGCAGACGCATCGGCCATTAGTGTTTTTGCTAAGAATTTAAAGCAGCTTTTGCTAGGTTCGCCTTTAGGTGAAAAACGAGTTATGGGAATCGATCCTGGATTTCGTACAGGATGTAAAGTGGTGTGTTTAGATGCTCAAGGGCAGTTGAAATATAATGAAACCATATACCCACATCCTCCGAAAAATGATAGCATTGGAGCCATGAAAAAAATCAGTTCGTTGGCCGATGCTTATAAAATTGAGGCGATTGCCATAGGAAATGGTACCGCATCACGAGAAACTGAAGCCCTCATTAGAAAAGTTCATTTTAAAAATGATGTTCAAGTTTTTGTGGTAAGTGAAGCCGGAGCGAGCATTTATTCGGCTTCCAAAATAGCAAGAGAAGAGTTTCCAGATTATGATGTTACCGTTCGTGGGTCGGTATCAATTGGTCGACGATTGCAAGATCCTTTGGCCGAATTGGTTAAAATCGACGCCAAATCTATTGGGGTTGGGCAATACCAGCATGATGTCGATCAACTTAAGCTTCAAAAAGAATTGGATGTGGTAGTTGAAAACTGTGTAAATGCTGTTGGCGTAAATATCAATACGGCGAGCAAATCATTACTGAGTTATGTGTCTGGTATTGGGCCTAAATTAGCCGAAAATATTTTTAATTATAGAAATGAACATGGGGCCTTTACGTCAAGGAGTGCTATAAAAAAAGTGCCGCGTTTGGGAGACAAGGCTTTTCAGCAAGGGGCGGCATTTTTACGCATTAAAGGTGCTAAAAACCCTTTAGACGATTCTGCCGTGCATCCTGAAAGTTATGGGGTTGTGACCAAAATGGCCAAAGATTTGGGGAATTCGGTCTCTGAATTAATTGGTAATTCCGAACAGCTTAAAAAAATAGACCTAAAAAAATACTGCACCGAAACCGTAGGTTTATTAACGCTTGAAGATATTATTAAAGAACTTGAAAAACCAGGTTTAGATATTAGGGAGCAGGCTAAAGAGTTTACTTTTAATCAGAATATAAAAACTATAAACGATTTAAAAGAAGGTCAATTGCTACCTGGTATAGTAAATAATATTACCAATTTTGGGTGTTTTGTAGATGTTGGTATTAAAGAAAGTGGCCTAATTCATGTGTCTAATTTATCGGATGCTTTTGTGAAAGACGTGAATGAACATGTGAGTTTGCATCAACAAATTATCGTTAAAGTACTAGAAGTAGATATTCCGCGAAAGCGTATACAGCTGAAGCTTCATCAAAAGAAGGTGTAG
- a CDS encoding IS256 family transposase produces the protein MNSDLEKQLDALIGKISNKEDFDQVKEQLLKRGIESLLKAEMTAHLGFQKGGSVIENNQRNGFSEKTIKTHNGEQRIKIPRDRQASFEPVIVPKHQSISQELEDCIQLLYAKGMSNSDIIDFIESTYGVQYSTSQVSIITNQLLEDIKQWQNRPLEDVYPIVWIDAIHYKIRQEGKVISKACMIVLGVNTEGQQDILSMSIVETEKAAAWMSILDDLRSRGVKDIFFLCSDNLSGLDKAVEAIFPGSIRQICIVHQIRNSLKYVSYKDRKSIMVDIKAIYQADNEKFALEAFEVFKQNWEDKYLSAVQSWENNWDNLTAFLNYPKEIRKLIYTTNIIESFNASLRKYTRNKKVFPHDDAALKSIYLAAQSISKKWKKTRFKWGQIYNQLYICFPNRL, from the coding sequence ATGAACTCAGACTTAGAAAAACAATTAGACGCCTTGATCGGCAAAATCAGCAACAAGGAGGACTTTGACCAGGTCAAGGAACAGTTGCTTAAACGTGGTATTGAATCACTTTTAAAAGCAGAAATGACTGCCCACTTAGGGTTTCAAAAAGGAGGTTCTGTAATTGAGAACAACCAGCGCAATGGTTTCTCAGAGAAAACTATCAAGACTCATAACGGCGAACAACGCATCAAAATCCCCAGAGATCGTCAAGCGAGCTTTGAGCCTGTTATTGTCCCCAAACATCAATCGATTAGTCAAGAATTAGAAGATTGTATTCAACTGCTTTACGCCAAAGGTATGAGCAATAGCGATATTATTGATTTTATTGAAAGTACCTATGGAGTGCAGTATTCCACATCACAGGTATCCATTATCACCAATCAATTATTGGAAGACATCAAACAATGGCAGAATAGACCTTTAGAAGACGTATATCCCATTGTCTGGATAGATGCTATTCATTATAAAATACGTCAAGAAGGCAAGGTAATATCTAAAGCCTGTATGATAGTTTTAGGGGTGAATACCGAAGGGCAACAAGATATTTTGAGCATGAGTATTGTGGAGACAGAAAAGGCAGCTGCTTGGATGTCCATTTTAGACGATCTGCGCTCTAGAGGCGTAAAAGATATCTTCTTTCTGTGTTCGGATAACCTCTCTGGATTAGATAAAGCTGTAGAAGCTATTTTTCCAGGTAGTATACGTCAAATATGTATCGTACATCAAATTAGAAACTCTTTAAAATATGTGAGCTATAAGGACCGTAAATCAATAATGGTCGATATTAAAGCTATTTATCAAGCCGATAATGAGAAATTCGCTTTAGAGGCTTTCGAAGTCTTTAAACAAAATTGGGAAGATAAATACCTCTCTGCCGTACAGTCTTGGGAAAACAATTGGGATAATTTGACCGCGTTTTTAAACTACCCAAAAGAGATTAGAAAACTTATATATACTACCAATATCATTGAGAGTTTTAATGCCAGTTTAAGAAAATATACACGCAACAAAAAAGTCTTCCCTCATGATGATGCAGCACTGAAATCCATATATTTAGCAGCTCAAAGCATCAGCAAAAAATGGAAGAAAACACGATTTAAATGGGGCCAAATTTACAATCAATTGTATATTTGTTTTCCAAACAGGTTATAA
- a CDS encoding alpha-ketoglutarate-dependent dioxygenase AlkB family protein, with protein sequence MDLFNRNPITQIIPFDGDVLYYGKVLSDKKTLYYFERLMESITWEHDNAIIFGKLIVTKRKVAWYGDKPFDYTYSKTTKSALPWTKELLELKAIVEAKSGETYNSCLLNLYHNGSEGMAWHSDAEKDLKKNGAIASLSFGADRKFSFKHKESKQTVSILLEKGSLLIMKADTQTHWLHRLPPTKTVKTPRINLTFRTIVS encoded by the coding sequence ATGGACTTGTTTAATCGTAATCCCATAACCCAAATCATACCTTTTGATGGCGACGTGCTCTATTATGGAAAAGTCCTGTCAGATAAAAAAACACTTTATTATTTCGAACGTTTGATGGAAAGCATCACTTGGGAACATGATAATGCTATCATTTTTGGGAAATTGATAGTCACTAAACGTAAAGTAGCCTGGTATGGTGACAAGCCTTTTGATTACACTTATTCTAAAACCACAAAATCAGCCTTGCCTTGGACTAAAGAGCTTCTAGAACTTAAAGCCATTGTTGAAGCGAAATCTGGAGAAACCTATAATTCCTGCTTACTTAATTTGTATCACAATGGGAGCGAAGGCATGGCTTGGCATAGCGATGCTGAAAAGGATTTGAAAAAAAATGGAGCCATTGCCTCCTTAAGTTTTGGAGCCGACCGGAAATTTTCCTTCAAACATAAAGAATCCAAACAAACCGTTTCAATATTATTAGAAAAAGGCAGTTTATTAATTATGAAAGCTGACACACAAACCCACTGGTTACACCGTTTACCGCCAACTAAAACTGTAAAAACGCCACGAATTAATCTCACTTTTAGAACCATTGTGAGTTAA
- a CDS encoding ferritin has protein sequence MLSKKIEEALNTQIRIEAESSQIYLAMACWAEVKGLEGVANFMYAQSDEEREHMLKLVKFVNERGGHAKISELKAPNVTFSSFKEMFEKLFDHEVYVSQSINELVHISLQEKDYASHNFLQWYVAEQIEEEAVARTILDKINMIGDDKGGLYLFDRDIENLTVTTAATDAPQ, from the coding sequence ATGTTATCAAAAAAGATAGAAGAAGCGTTAAATACGCAAATAAGGATAGAAGCCGAATCTTCTCAAATATATCTAGCCATGGCTTGTTGGGCCGAAGTTAAAGGTTTGGAAGGTGTGGCAAATTTTATGTACGCACAGTCTGATGAAGAGCGTGAACACATGTTAAAACTGGTAAAGTTCGTAAACGAACGCGGCGGGCATGCTAAAATTTCGGAGCTAAAAGCACCTAATGTGACCTTTAGTTCCTTTAAAGAAATGTTTGAAAAATTATTCGATCACGAAGTATATGTATCTCAAAGTATTAATGAATTGGTGCATATTAGTCTTCAAGAAAAGGACTATGCCAGCCATAACTTTTTACAGTGGTACGTGGCCGAGCAAATAGAAGAAGAAGCCGTAGCTCGAACGATTTTGGATAAGATTAATATGATTGGCGACGATAAAGGTGGCTTGTATTTATTTGATAGAGATATAGAAAATTTAACTGTAACTACCGCAGCGACAGATGCACCACAGTAA
- a CDS encoding YfiR/HmsC family protein produces MKARTLLYILIFCLLSQESILHAQAPLNEQIKRVKRALFIFNLSDQIQFLDNNTNPNFTIGVLGKDRTVIDLRGLSQKRQIKNKPVRVVNFKTIKDIYDVDVVYVNHNKNFNVNYILNKISGNNTLLITEDYPFNSSMVNIVNIGEEFQYEINEDLLNANNLGVSYSLKQNAISSIEKWKQFFQDTEHQLEATQEALQLAKSDIKHKNDNITKQKKTINAINSQIHQQNDVLKTQESEINELISLSEFQKKKYSEKLQIEKQLETRILEQMEDLKEKQAFISSNNATITLQQDTLEKQKQEIEAKLEKINLINKSLSTQKTVNYLLLALLIIIVISVILIYRNYKSIKLLNEDLQEKNNNIFNKSLEIASKNKELEEFAYITSHDLKEPLTTISGLIDLLQDDYKDKLDEDAIISMNFISKSSYRMRNLIDALLNYSRLGKANEKTEINCNTLVSEIIHDLDNAIHRNQAVITYQDLPTIRASEIELRVLFQNLINNAIKFKKPNTSPIINISCSTTVPEHQTQVFWQFEVTDNGIGIKKQHKDKVFAIFQRLHSRETYEGTGIGLAFCKKILESLGGQIWFESTLNEGTTFFFTIPQQ; encoded by the coding sequence ATGAAGGCTAGAACCCTACTATACATCTTAATTTTTTGTTTGCTATCACAGGAAAGTATACTACACGCTCAAGCACCTTTAAACGAGCAAATTAAACGTGTAAAACGCGCCCTTTTCATCTTTAATCTTTCCGATCAAATACAGTTTCTAGACAACAACACAAACCCTAATTTTACCATTGGTGTCCTTGGCAAAGACCGCACTGTTATTGATTTGAGAGGGCTATCACAAAAACGTCAAATTAAAAACAAACCCGTTCGTGTTGTAAATTTCAAAACCATTAAAGACATTTATGATGTGGATGTCGTTTATGTAAATCATAATAAAAATTTCAACGTAAATTATATACTCAACAAAATATCGGGTAATAACACCTTATTAATTACAGAAGACTACCCTTTTAATAGTTCCATGGTTAATATTGTAAACATCGGGGAGGAGTTTCAGTATGAAATCAATGAAGACCTACTAAATGCTAACAATTTAGGGGTTTCTTACTCTTTAAAACAAAATGCGATATCCTCAATTGAAAAATGGAAGCAATTCTTTCAAGATACTGAACACCAGCTTGAAGCCACCCAGGAAGCGCTCCAACTTGCCAAAAGCGATATTAAACATAAAAATGACAATATCACCAAGCAAAAGAAAACCATAAATGCCATAAACTCGCAAATTCATCAACAAAATGATGTTTTAAAAACTCAGGAATCAGAAATTAATGAGTTGATATCGTTGTCGGAATTTCAAAAGAAAAAATACTCCGAAAAACTACAGATAGAAAAACAGTTAGAAACACGTATCCTCGAACAAATGGAGGATTTAAAAGAAAAACAAGCCTTTATATCTTCTAACAATGCTACCATAACCCTTCAACAAGATACTTTAGAGAAACAAAAACAAGAAATTGAAGCTAAGCTTGAGAAGATTAATCTCATAAACAAAAGTTTAAGCACCCAGAAAACGGTGAATTACCTTCTGCTAGCGCTTCTTATTATCATTGTAATATCCGTGATTTTAATTTATCGAAATTATAAATCGATTAAATTATTGAATGAAGACTTACAAGAAAAGAACAACAATATCTTTAATAAATCCTTAGAAATTGCATCTAAAAATAAAGAGCTAGAAGAATTCGCATACATTACCAGCCATGACCTTAAGGAGCCCCTAACCACCATTTCAGGGCTTATAGATTTGCTTCAGGACGACTACAAGGATAAGTTGGATGAAGATGCCATAATAAGCATGAATTTTATAAGTAAATCGAGTTATCGCATGCGAAATCTTATTGATGCTTTACTTAATTACTCAAGGCTTGGCAAGGCTAACGAAAAAACCGAAATAAATTGCAACACCTTGGTTTCGGAAATCATTCATGATTTAGACAACGCCATACATCGTAACCAAGCTGTTATTACATATCAAGATTTACCCACGATACGCGCCAGTGAAATTGAATTAAGAGTGTTATTCCAGAATTTAATTAACAACGCGATAAAGTTTAAGAAACCCAATACATCACCCATCATAAACATTTCGTGTAGTACAACGGTTCCTGAGCATCAAACCCAGGTTTTTTGGCAATTTGAAGTTACCGATAATGGTATTGGTATAAAGAAGCAGCATAAGGACAAAGTTTTTGCCATATTTCAACGTTTACACTCGCGTGAAACCTATGAAGGTACGGGAATTGGCTTAGCCTTTTGTAAAAAAATTTTAGAATCCCTGGGTGGCCAAATTTGGTTTGAATCTACCTTAAACGAAGGCACCACTTTTTTCTTTACAATACCACAACAATAG